Proteins encoded together in one Pseudomonas sp. ADAK13 window:
- a CDS encoding cupin domain-containing protein: MSITQFKDTLSAHLPDSSPVAVPLGTPVAVASTLSVERNDGVETGIWECTPGRWRRQIVAQEFCHFIQGRCTFTPDNGEMLHIEAGDALMLPANSTGIWDIQETVRKTYVLIL, encoded by the coding sequence ATGAGCATTACCCAGTTCAAAGACACACTGAGCGCCCATTTGCCCGACTCTTCGCCGGTTGCCGTGCCATTGGGCACGCCGGTGGCAGTGGCCTCCACCCTGAGCGTGGAGCGCAACGACGGCGTCGAAACCGGCATCTGGGAATGTACGCCCGGGCGCTGGCGCCGGCAGATTGTGGCCCAGGAGTTTTGCCACTTTATCCAGGGACGTTGCACCTTCACCCCCGACAACGGGGAAATGCTCCACATAGAAGCCGGCGACGCACTGATGTTGCCGGCCAACAGCACGGGTATCTGGGACATCCAGGAAACCGTACGCAAGACCTATGTATTGATCCTCTGA
- a CDS encoding M10 family metallopeptidase C-terminal domain-containing protein — protein MSSIERLPTGGTWTYPEPSSTARPTLRGTDASERLEANRGQDSVIIGGGGGDQLVGHVGRNSFKYEKPTDSLASDPDRISNFNPKDDRLDLSRMLKKLNITQIKRTEGPPQQVGDMQLTYLRPQEVGVLTIKVTPEGEHFAVHVDGVHLTEKNIKLFNKPK, from the coding sequence ATGTCATCCATTGAACGTCTCCCTACCGGCGGAACCTGGACCTACCCCGAACCCTCCAGCACGGCCCGCCCGACCTTGCGTGGCACAGACGCAAGCGAACGACTGGAGGCCAATCGTGGTCAGGATTCCGTCATTATCGGCGGCGGTGGTGGCGACCAACTCGTCGGGCATGTGGGCCGTAACAGTTTCAAGTATGAAAAGCCTACCGACTCACTGGCGAGTGACCCAGACCGGATTTCCAACTTTAATCCCAAGGACGACCGGCTTGATCTTTCCAGGATGCTCAAAAAGTTGAATATAACGCAAATCAAACGGACAGAAGGGCCGCCCCAACAGGTCGGGGATATGCAATTGACGTATTTGCGGCCCCAGGAAGTGGGCGTGCTGACGATTAAAGTAACGCCCGAAGGCGAGCACTTTGCTGTGCATGTCGACGGCGTTCATTTAACGGAAAAAAATATCAAGCTATTTAATAAACCCAAGTAG
- a CDS encoding helix-turn-helix transcriptional regulator, producing MSLFREVGMHAGLGRTVAQIGTERFWKQLVLLLHQCVPFDNALAIFYPADGPPQALEEYDAQPSSKPASMLVYLNGLYLLDPFFQACREGYASGVYRLEEVAPDHFRQSEYFLNYFHDNVLEDEVQFILQLPGAGTLSLSLGMQRLFTGEETGLMTTLAAWVLPLMQQHWQQSTQRVAAPAQMASQIRDALSHFGCGVLSERELEIARLVLRGFSSKAMAERLNISPDTVKVHRRHLYAKLDISSQPELFSLFIQSLGHDLENP from the coding sequence ATGAGCCTGTTCAGGGAAGTCGGCATGCATGCGGGCCTGGGCCGTACCGTCGCACAGATCGGCACCGAGCGTTTCTGGAAACAACTGGTGCTGTTGTTGCACCAATGCGTGCCTTTCGACAATGCCCTGGCGATTTTCTACCCCGCCGACGGCCCGCCCCAGGCATTGGAGGAGTACGACGCCCAACCCAGCAGCAAACCGGCGTCGATGCTGGTGTATCTCAATGGTTTGTACTTGCTGGACCCGTTCTTCCAGGCCTGCCGCGAAGGCTATGCCAGTGGCGTGTACCGCCTTGAAGAAGTGGCGCCGGATCACTTTCGCCAGAGTGAATACTTCCTCAATTACTTTCACGACAACGTGCTGGAGGACGAGGTGCAATTCATCCTGCAACTGCCGGGCGCGGGCACGTTGTCGCTGTCGTTGGGCATGCAGCGGCTGTTTACCGGGGAGGAAACGGGGTTGATGACGACGTTGGCGGCCTGGGTGTTGCCGTTGATGCAGCAGCATTGGCAGCAGAGTACCCAGCGGGTGGCGGCGCCTGCGCAAATGGCCAGTCAGATTCGCGATGCGCTGAGTCATTTTGGTTGCGGGGTGTTGTCGGAGCGGGAGCTGGAGATTGCGCGGCTGGTGCTGCGCGGGTTTTCGTCAAAAGCCATGGCCGAACGGCTGAATATCTCGCCGGACACGGTCAAGGTGCATCGTCGGCACCTGTACGCCAAGCTGGATATCTCGTCGCAGCCGGAGCTGTTTTCGTTGTTTATCCAGTCGTTGGGGCATGATCTGGAAAACCCTTGA
- a CDS encoding polyamine ABC transporter substrate-binding protein, which produces MRPIALLPLVFVATLSQAAETVKIYNWSDYIAPDTTKNFQKETGIGFTYDVYDSNETLDGKLMTGKSGYDVVFPSNHFMARQIQGGALKKLDKSQLPNWKNLNPVLLKALENNDPGNAHGFPYLWGSTGIGYNIDKVKAVLGDNAPVDSWDLIFKPENMQKLQKCGVAILDNGPELLPAALNYLGLPHHSKKAEDYKKAEDLLMKVRPYVAYFHSSKYTADLANGDICVAVGFSGDILQAESRAKEAKNGVNIGYNIPKEGAAIWFDMVAMPADAPDEKAGYAFMNYLLRPEVMASITNYVHYANGNAAADSLVDPAIKSDTKVYPSPEMMGKLFALEAMPLNIDRIRTRVWNTIRTGR; this is translated from the coding sequence ATGAGACCCATTGCCCTGTTGCCGCTGGTATTTGTCGCCACCCTCAGCCAAGCCGCCGAGACGGTAAAGATCTACAACTGGTCGGACTACATCGCCCCCGACACCACCAAGAACTTCCAGAAAGAAACCGGGATCGGCTTCACCTACGACGTGTACGACAGCAACGAAACCCTCGACGGCAAGTTGATGACCGGCAAATCCGGCTACGACGTGGTGTTTCCTTCCAACCACTTCATGGCGCGGCAGATCCAGGGCGGGGCGCTGAAGAAACTCGACAAGAGCCAGTTGCCCAACTGGAAGAACCTCAATCCGGTGCTGCTCAAGGCCCTGGAAAACAACGACCCGGGCAACGCCCACGGCTTCCCTTACCTGTGGGGCAGCACCGGCATCGGCTACAACATCGACAAGGTCAAGGCCGTACTGGGGGACAACGCCCCGGTGGATTCCTGGGACCTGATCTTCAAGCCCGAAAACATGCAAAAGCTGCAGAAATGTGGCGTGGCGATCCTCGACAACGGCCCGGAACTGCTGCCGGCAGCGCTCAACTACCTGGGGCTGCCGCACCACAGCAAGAAGGCGGAAGACTACAAAAAGGCCGAGGACCTGCTGATGAAAGTACGGCCATACGTGGCGTACTTCCACTCCTCGAAATACACCGCAGACCTGGCCAACGGCGACATCTGCGTGGCCGTGGGCTTCTCCGGCGACATCCTCCAGGCCGAAAGCCGCGCCAAGGAAGCCAAGAACGGCGTGAACATCGGCTACAACATTCCCAAGGAAGGCGCCGCCATCTGGTTCGACATGGTCGCCATGCCCGCCGATGCCCCGGATGAAAAAGCCGGCTACGCGTTCATGAACTACCTGCTGCGCCCGGAAGTGATGGCCAGCATCACCAACTACGTGCACTACGCCAACGGCAACGCGGCGGCAGACAGCCTGGTAGACCCGGCGATCAAGAGCGACACCAAGGTGTACCCAAGCCCGGAAATGATGGGCAAGCTGTTTGCACTGGAAGCGATGCCGCTGAACATCGACCGGATTCGTACGCGGGTGTGGAACACGATTCGTACAGGTCGCTGA
- a CDS encoding APC family permease has protein sequence MSAPSTPDGVLKPTLSVFDVVAITVSAVTPASSVFVIAPFAIQQAGSGVFLAFVMAALLALMFAFCYAELGRAHNSAGGEYVYAKRVFGGMAGYATFLTVLVMLLFIPPVLATGAATYLNNALGTTFDSQTVALVIVVCSYALGILNIKLNAWITGTCLLLEVAALLVIVFIGFGNAVQPVSVLLQPQIVENGVLHLAPWALVIGAVGIGLFSFNGYGPAVLLAEDMKCGGRGVHKAVLWSLGLVVVIELVPITALLIGAPSLSAMISSPDPIGYLLTSHGNETLSRLVSAGIFLSVFNAIVAIVIQIGRVVFSSGRDALWTPTINKLFTRIHPRWDWPWLATLFLAIPSALLSFSSNLADLTSFSVLLIMLVYLIVALSALMSRVVLRDREHPYRMPLWPVPALMAVLGAGYLLVTLAIAASVRDIMIIIGLLALSVILYCISGRLSPAFQKL, from the coding sequence ATGAGTGCTCCTTCCACGCCCGACGGCGTGCTGAAACCCACCCTCAGCGTGTTCGATGTGGTGGCCATCACTGTCTCGGCGGTGACGCCGGCCAGTTCGGTATTCGTGATTGCGCCGTTTGCGATCCAGCAGGCCGGCAGCGGGGTGTTCCTGGCCTTTGTGATGGCCGCGTTGCTCGCGCTGATGTTCGCCTTTTGCTACGCCGAACTCGGCCGCGCCCACAACAGCGCGGGCGGCGAGTACGTGTACGCCAAGCGGGTGTTCGGCGGCATGGCTGGCTACGCGACGTTTCTCACTGTATTGGTGATGTTGCTGTTTATCCCGCCGGTGCTGGCCACTGGCGCGGCGACGTACCTGAATAACGCCCTGGGCACCACATTCGACTCACAAACCGTGGCTCTGGTGATAGTGGTGTGCAGCTACGCCCTGGGTATCCTGAATATCAAGCTGAATGCATGGATCACCGGCACCTGCCTGCTGCTGGAAGTGGCGGCGTTGCTGGTGATTGTGTTTATCGGCTTCGGTAACGCGGTGCAGCCGGTCAGCGTGTTGTTGCAACCGCAAATCGTCGAAAACGGCGTGTTGCACCTCGCACCCTGGGCGCTGGTAATCGGCGCGGTCGGCATCGGCCTGTTTTCGTTCAATGGCTACGGCCCGGCGGTGTTGCTGGCGGAAGACATGAAGTGCGGCGGCAGGGGCGTGCACAAGGCGGTGTTGTGGTCCCTGGGGCTGGTGGTGGTCATCGAACTGGTGCCGATCACCGCGCTGCTGATCGGTGCCCCGTCCCTCAGCGCGATGATCAGCAGCCCCGACCCGATTGGCTACCTGCTGACCAGCCACGGCAATGAAACCCTGTCGCGGCTGGTGAGTGCCGGGATCTTCCTGTCGGTGTTCAACGCCATCGTCGCCATCGTGATCCAGATTGGCCGGGTGGTGTTCAGCAGCGGCCGCGATGCGCTGTGGACGCCGACCATCAACAAACTGTTTACCCGGATTCATCCGCGCTGGGATTGGCCGTGGTTGGCTACGCTGTTCCTGGCGATTCCTTCGGCGTTGCTCAGCTTCAGCTCCAACCTGGCGGACCTGACGTCCTTCAGTGTGCTGCTGATCATGCTGGTGTACCTGATCGTCGCGCTGAGTGCGCTGATGAGTCGGGTCGTGCTGCGTGACCGTGAGCACCCGTATCGCATGCCGTTGTGGCCGGTGCCGGCCTTGATGGCGGTGCTGGGCGCCGGCTACCTGTTGGTGACCCTGGCGATTGCCGCCTCGGTTCGCGACATCATGATTATCATCGGCCTGCTGGCGCTGTCGGTGATCCTGTATTGCATCAGTGGCCGGTTGAGTCCGGCGTTTCAGAAATTGTAA